A genomic segment from Dendropsophus ebraccatus isolate aDenEbr1 chromosome 7, aDenEbr1.pat, whole genome shotgun sequence encodes:
- the LOC138796843 gene encoding cleavage stimulation factor subunit 2-like — protein MAGINVRDPAVDRSLRSVFVGNIPYEATEEQLKDIFCEVGPVVSFRLVYDRETGKPKGYGFCEYQDQETALSAMRNLNGREFSGRALRVDNAASEKNKEELKSLGTGAPIIESPYGDPVSPEDAPESISRAVASLPPEQMFELMKQMKLCVQNSPQEARNMLLQNPQLAYALLQAQVVMRIVDPEIAVKILHRPSVVPPLLPGNQQPIQGPSGPLSQGNAPGGQPAPVGGMHVNGAPPMMPSLPMQSGVPGPINPGQGPMMNVPIPDPRAPLQRGGPPAPNVPPRGLLGDGPNDPRGGTLLNVTNEEPPNRNYLPPPLQGGAPLHHDRGPATLEIRGGPMGEPPRVMIGESRGPPMLDPRMPNLDSRASRAMEPRPMDVRGSVPAPALRGPIPGMQVSGSVGPQPPRQVGNVQAASGQGGFSPGQNQITPQDHEKAALIMQVLQLTSDQIAMLPPEQRQSILILKEQIQKSTGAP, from the coding sequence ATGGCGGGAATAAATGTTCGCGATCCCGCGGTGGATAGGTCCTTACGCTCCGTTTTTGTTGGGAACATTCCCTATGAGGCCACCGAAGAACAGCTGAAAGACATCTTCTGTGAGGTGGGACCTGTGGTCAGCTTCAGACTGGTGTATGACAGGGAGACTGGTAAACCCAAGGGCTATGGCTTCTGTGAGTACCAGGACCAGGAGACTGCCCTGAGTGCCATGCGTAACCTGAATGGCAGGGAGTTCAGCGGCCGAGCTCTGCGGGTGGATAATGCAGCCAGTGAGAAGAACAAGGAGGAGCTGAAGAGCCTTGGCACAGGGGCGCCCATCATTGAGTCACCGTACGGGGATCCGGTGTCCCCCGAAGACGCCCCGGAGTCCATCAGCCGAGCGGTGGCCAGTCTGCCCCCGGAGCAGATGTTTGAGCTGATGAAGCAGATGAAGCTTTGCGTCCAGAACAGCCCCCAGGAGGCGCGCAACATGCTGCTCCAGAACCCGCAGCTGGCGTACGCCCTCCTGCAGGCCCAGGTGGTGATGAGGATTGTCGACCCAGAAATCGCTGTGAAAATCCTTCACCGTCCATCAGTTGTGCCGCCATTATTACCGGGAAACCAACAGCCCATACAAGGTCCTAGTGGTCCTCTGAGTCAAGGAAATGCACCTGGTGGGCAACCTGCACCTGTGGGGGGCATGCATGTGAATGGGGCCCCACCAATGATGCCATCACTACCCATGCAGAGCGGAGTTCCTGGTCCTATAAACCCGGGACAAGGACCAATGATGAATGTTCCTATTCCTGATCCTCGAGCCCCCTTACAGCGTGGTGGTCCTCCAGCACCTAATGTCCCACCCCGCGGTCTTCTTGGAGATGGCCCCAATGACCCACGAGGAGGAACACTGCTTAATGTAACAAATGAGGAGCCACCAAACCGTAACTATTTGCCGCCACCTTTACAGGGCGGCGCACCATTGCATCATGATAGAGGCCCTGCAACCCTTGAAATTAGAGGAGGACCTATGGGAGAACCACCTCGTGTTATGATTGGAGAATCAAGAGGACCCCCCATGTTGGATCCACGTATGCCTAATTTGGATTCAAGAGCGTCAAGAGCAATGGAACCTCGACCCATGGATGTGAGAGGCTCTGTTCCTGCTCCCGCATTGAGAGGTCCCATTCCCGGAATGCAAGTATCAGGGTCTGTGGGTCCTCAGCCGCCAAGACAGGTTGGAAATGTTCAAGCAGCTTCTGGACAAGGAGGCTTTAGTCCTGGACAGAACCAAATCACCCCACAGGACCATGAAAAGGCTGCTCTGATAATGCAGGTTCTGCAGTTGACCTCAGACCAGATTGCCATGTTACCACCCGAGCAAAGACAAAGCATCCTCATCTTAAAGGAGCAGATTCAGAAATCCACAGGAGCCCCGTGA